In Zalophus californianus isolate mZalCal1 chromosome 17, mZalCal1.pri.v2, whole genome shotgun sequence, one DNA window encodes the following:
- the MAG gene encoding myelin-associated glycoprotein isoform X1 — protein MIFLTTLPLFWIMISASRGGHWGAWMPSSISAFEGTCVSIPCRFDFPDELRPAVVHGVWYFNSPYPKNYPPVVFKSRTQVVHESFQGRSRLLGDLGLRNCTLLLSSLSPELGGKYYFRGDLGGYNQYTFSEHSVLDIINTPNIVVPPEVVVGSEVEVSCMVPDNCPELRPELSWLGHEGLGEPSVLGRLREDEGTWVQVSLLHFVPTREANGHRLGCQASFPNTTLQFEGYASLDVKYPPVIVEMNASVEAIEGSHVSLLCGADSNPLPLLTWMRDGTVLREAVAESLFLDLEEVTPAEDGVYACLAENAYGQDNRTVGLSVMYAPRKPMVNGTMVAVEGEMVSILCSTQSNPDPILTIFKEKQILATVIYESELQLELPAVTPEDDGEYWCVAENQYGQRATTFNLSVECSVPVLSACGQGFAHVLPLLEWFHLSHPESLGGMLSLCITLVAPLILLESHCAAARDTVQCLCVVKSNPEPSVAFELPSRNVTVNETEREFVYSERSGLLLTSILTLRGQAQAPPRVICTAHNLYGTKSLELPFQGAHRLMWAKIGPVGAVGAFAILIATVCYITQTRRKKNVTESPSFSAGDNPPVLFSSDFRISGAPEKYESERRLGSERRLLGLRGEPPELDLSYSHSDLGKRPTKDSYTLTEELAEYAEIRVK, from the exons ATGATATTCCTCACGACACTGCCTCTGTTTTGGATTATGATTTCAG CCTCTCGAGGGggtcactggggtgcctggatgccCTCCTCCATCTCCGCCTTCGAGGGCACGTGCGTCTCCATCCCCTGCCGCTTCGACTTCCCCGATGAGCTGCGGCCAGCCGTGGTGCATGGCGTCTGGTACTTCAACAGCCCCTACCCGAAAAACTATCCCCCGGTGGTCTTCAAGTCTCGAACCCAAGTCGTGCACGAGAGCTTTCAGGGCCGCAGCCGCCTCCTGGGGGACCTGGGCCTGCGTAACTGCACCCTCCTGCTCAGCAGCCTCAGCCCCGAGCTGGGTGGCAAGTACTACTTCCGCGGGGACCTAGGAGGCTACAACCAGTACACCTTCTCGGAGCACAGTGTCCTGGATATCATCA ACACTCCCAACATCGTGGTCCCCCCGGAGGTGGTGGTAGGCTCGGAAGTGGAGGTGAGCTGCATGGTGCCTGACAACTGCCCAGAGCTGCGCCCGGAGCTCAGCTGGCTGGGCCACGAAGGGCTGGGGGAGCCCTCCGTGCTGGGTCGGCTGCGCGAGgacgagggcacctgggtgcagGTGTCGCTGCTACACTTCGTGCCCACTAGGGAGGCCAACGGCCACCGGCTGGGCTGCCAGGCCTCCTTCCCCAACACCACCCTGCAGTTCGAGGGCTACGCCAGCCTGGACGTCAAGT ACCCCCCCGTGATCGTGGAGATGAACGCCTCGGTGGAAGCCATCGAGGGCTCGCACGTCAGCCTGCTCTGCGGGGCGGACAGCAACCCGCTGCCGCTGCTGACCTGGATGCGGGACGGCACGGTGCTCCGGGAGGCCGTGGCCGAGAGCCTGTTCTTGGATCTGGAAGAGGTGACCCCCGCGGAGGACGGCGTCTACGCCTGCCTGGCAGAGAACGCCTACGGCCAGGACAACCGCACCGTGGGGCTCAGCGTCATGT aTGCACCCCGGAAGCCGATGGTGAACGGGACAATGGTGGCCGTGGAGGGGGAGATGGTCTCCATCTTGTGCTCCACACAGAGCAACCCGGATCCTATTCTCACCATCTtcaaggagaagcagattctggCCACGGTCATCTACGAGAGCGAGCTGCAGCTTGAGTTGCCTGCTGTCACTCCCGAGGATGACGGAGAGTATTGGTGTGTGGCTGAGAACCAGTATGGCCAGAGGGCCACCACCTTCAACCTATCCGTGGAAT GCTCGGTGCCGGTCCTGAGTGCCTGCGGCCAAGGCTTTGCTCACGTGCTCCCCCTGCTGGAATGGTTTCATTTATCTCATCCTGAATCCTTGGGAGGAATGTTAAGCCTCTGTATCACACTTG TTGCCCCCTTGATCCTCCTGGAGTCCCACTGCGCAGCAGCCCGGGACACAGTGCAGTGCCTGTGCGTGGTGAAATCCAACCCGGAGCCGTCCGTGGCCTTCGAGCTGCCCTCACGCAACGTGACCGTGAATGAGACGGAACGGGAGTTCGTGTACTCGGAGCGCAGCGGCCTCCTGCTCACCAGCATCCTCACGCTGCggggccaggcccaggccccgccccgggTCATCTGCACAGCCCACAACCTCTACGGCACCAAGAGCCTCGAGCTGCCCTTCCAGGGAGCCC ACCGCCTGATGTGGGCCAAGATCGGCCCCGTGGGAGCCGTGGGAGCCTTTGCCATCCTAATTGCCACCGTCTGCTACATTACCCAGACACGCAGAAA AAAGAACGTGACAGAGAGCCCCAGCTTCTCGGCGGGGGACAACCCCCCGGTCCTGTTCAGCAGCGACTTCCGCATCTCTGGGGCGCCAGAGAAGTATGAG AGTGAGAGGCGACTGGGATCTGAGAGGAGGCTGCTGGGCCTTCGGGGGGAACCCCCAGAGCTGGACCTGAGCTATTCTCACTCGGACCTGGGAAAACGACCCACCAAGGACAGCTACACCCTGACAGAGGAGCTGGCCGAGTATGCTGAAATCCGTGTCAAGTGA
- the MAG gene encoding myelin-associated glycoprotein isoform X4: MIFLTTLPLFWIMISASRGGHWGAWMPSSISAFEGTCVSIPCRFDFPDELRPAVVHGVWYFNSPYPKNYPPVVFKSRTQVVHESFQGRSRLLGDLGLRNCTLLLSSLSPELGGKYYFRGDLGGYNQYTFSEHSVLDIINTPNIVVPPEVVVGSEVEVSCMVPDNCPELRPELSWLGHEGLGEPSVLGRLREDEGTWVQVSLLHFVPTREANGHRLGCQASFPNTTLQFEGYASLDVKYPPVIVEMNASVEAIEGSHVSLLCGADSNPLPLLTWMRDGTVLREAVAESLFLDLEEVTPAEDGVYACLAENAYGQDNRTVGLSVMYAPRKPMVNGTMVAVEGEMVSILCSTQSNPDPILTIFKEKQILATVIYESELQLELPAVTPEDDGEYWCVAENQYGQRATTFNLSVEFAPLILLESHCAAARDTVQCLCVVKSNPEPSVAFELPSRNVTVNETEREFVYSERSGLLLTSILTLRGQAQAPPRVICTAHNLYGTKSLELPFQGAHRLMWAKIGPVGAVGAFAILIATVCYITQTRRKKNVTESPSFSAGDNPPVLFSSDFRISGAPEKYESREVSTLE, from the exons ATGATATTCCTCACGACACTGCCTCTGTTTTGGATTATGATTTCAG CCTCTCGAGGGggtcactggggtgcctggatgccCTCCTCCATCTCCGCCTTCGAGGGCACGTGCGTCTCCATCCCCTGCCGCTTCGACTTCCCCGATGAGCTGCGGCCAGCCGTGGTGCATGGCGTCTGGTACTTCAACAGCCCCTACCCGAAAAACTATCCCCCGGTGGTCTTCAAGTCTCGAACCCAAGTCGTGCACGAGAGCTTTCAGGGCCGCAGCCGCCTCCTGGGGGACCTGGGCCTGCGTAACTGCACCCTCCTGCTCAGCAGCCTCAGCCCCGAGCTGGGTGGCAAGTACTACTTCCGCGGGGACCTAGGAGGCTACAACCAGTACACCTTCTCGGAGCACAGTGTCCTGGATATCATCA ACACTCCCAACATCGTGGTCCCCCCGGAGGTGGTGGTAGGCTCGGAAGTGGAGGTGAGCTGCATGGTGCCTGACAACTGCCCAGAGCTGCGCCCGGAGCTCAGCTGGCTGGGCCACGAAGGGCTGGGGGAGCCCTCCGTGCTGGGTCGGCTGCGCGAGgacgagggcacctgggtgcagGTGTCGCTGCTACACTTCGTGCCCACTAGGGAGGCCAACGGCCACCGGCTGGGCTGCCAGGCCTCCTTCCCCAACACCACCCTGCAGTTCGAGGGCTACGCCAGCCTGGACGTCAAGT ACCCCCCCGTGATCGTGGAGATGAACGCCTCGGTGGAAGCCATCGAGGGCTCGCACGTCAGCCTGCTCTGCGGGGCGGACAGCAACCCGCTGCCGCTGCTGACCTGGATGCGGGACGGCACGGTGCTCCGGGAGGCCGTGGCCGAGAGCCTGTTCTTGGATCTGGAAGAGGTGACCCCCGCGGAGGACGGCGTCTACGCCTGCCTGGCAGAGAACGCCTACGGCCAGGACAACCGCACCGTGGGGCTCAGCGTCATGT aTGCACCCCGGAAGCCGATGGTGAACGGGACAATGGTGGCCGTGGAGGGGGAGATGGTCTCCATCTTGTGCTCCACACAGAGCAACCCGGATCCTATTCTCACCATCTtcaaggagaagcagattctggCCACGGTCATCTACGAGAGCGAGCTGCAGCTTGAGTTGCCTGCTGTCACTCCCGAGGATGACGGAGAGTATTGGTGTGTGGCTGAGAACCAGTATGGCCAGAGGGCCACCACCTTCAACCTATCCGTGGAAT TTGCCCCCTTGATCCTCCTGGAGTCCCACTGCGCAGCAGCCCGGGACACAGTGCAGTGCCTGTGCGTGGTGAAATCCAACCCGGAGCCGTCCGTGGCCTTCGAGCTGCCCTCACGCAACGTGACCGTGAATGAGACGGAACGGGAGTTCGTGTACTCGGAGCGCAGCGGCCTCCTGCTCACCAGCATCCTCACGCTGCggggccaggcccaggccccgccccgggTCATCTGCACAGCCCACAACCTCTACGGCACCAAGAGCCTCGAGCTGCCCTTCCAGGGAGCCC ACCGCCTGATGTGGGCCAAGATCGGCCCCGTGGGAGCCGTGGGAGCCTTTGCCATCCTAATTGCCACCGTCTGCTACATTACCCAGACACGCAGAAA AAAGAACGTGACAGAGAGCCCCAGCTTCTCGGCGGGGGACAACCCCCCGGTCCTGTTCAGCAGCGACTTCCGCATCTCTGGGGCGCCAGAGAAGTATGAG TCCAGAGAGGTCTCTACCCTGGAATGA
- the MAG gene encoding myelin-associated glycoprotein isoform X2: protein MIFLTTLPLFWIMISASRGGHWGAWMPSSISAFEGTCVSIPCRFDFPDELRPAVVHGVWYFNSPYPKNYPPVVFKSRTQVVHESFQGRSRLLGDLGLRNCTLLLSSLSPELGGKYYFRGDLGGYNQYTFSEHSVLDIINTPNIVVPPEVVVGSEVEVSCMVPDNCPELRPELSWLGHEGLGEPSVLGRLREDEGTWVQVSLLHFVPTREANGHRLGCQASFPNTTLQFEGYASLDVKYPPVIVEMNASVEAIEGSHVSLLCGADSNPLPLLTWMRDGTVLREAVAESLFLDLEEVTPAEDGVYACLAENAYGQDNRTVGLSVMYAPRKPMVNGTMVAVEGEMVSILCSTQSNPDPILTIFKEKQILATVIYESELQLELPAVTPEDDGEYWCVAENQYGQRATTFNLSVEFAPLILLESHCAAARDTVQCLCVVKSNPEPSVAFELPSRNVTVNETEREFVYSERSGLLLTSILTLRGQAQAPPRVICTAHNLYGTKSLELPFQGAHRLMWAKIGPVGAVGAFAILIATVCYITQTRRKKNVTESPSFSAGDNPPVLFSSDFRISGAPEKYESERRLGSERRLLGLRGEPPELDLSYSHSDLGKRPTKDSYTLTEELAEYAEIRVK from the exons ATGATATTCCTCACGACACTGCCTCTGTTTTGGATTATGATTTCAG CCTCTCGAGGGggtcactggggtgcctggatgccCTCCTCCATCTCCGCCTTCGAGGGCACGTGCGTCTCCATCCCCTGCCGCTTCGACTTCCCCGATGAGCTGCGGCCAGCCGTGGTGCATGGCGTCTGGTACTTCAACAGCCCCTACCCGAAAAACTATCCCCCGGTGGTCTTCAAGTCTCGAACCCAAGTCGTGCACGAGAGCTTTCAGGGCCGCAGCCGCCTCCTGGGGGACCTGGGCCTGCGTAACTGCACCCTCCTGCTCAGCAGCCTCAGCCCCGAGCTGGGTGGCAAGTACTACTTCCGCGGGGACCTAGGAGGCTACAACCAGTACACCTTCTCGGAGCACAGTGTCCTGGATATCATCA ACACTCCCAACATCGTGGTCCCCCCGGAGGTGGTGGTAGGCTCGGAAGTGGAGGTGAGCTGCATGGTGCCTGACAACTGCCCAGAGCTGCGCCCGGAGCTCAGCTGGCTGGGCCACGAAGGGCTGGGGGAGCCCTCCGTGCTGGGTCGGCTGCGCGAGgacgagggcacctgggtgcagGTGTCGCTGCTACACTTCGTGCCCACTAGGGAGGCCAACGGCCACCGGCTGGGCTGCCAGGCCTCCTTCCCCAACACCACCCTGCAGTTCGAGGGCTACGCCAGCCTGGACGTCAAGT ACCCCCCCGTGATCGTGGAGATGAACGCCTCGGTGGAAGCCATCGAGGGCTCGCACGTCAGCCTGCTCTGCGGGGCGGACAGCAACCCGCTGCCGCTGCTGACCTGGATGCGGGACGGCACGGTGCTCCGGGAGGCCGTGGCCGAGAGCCTGTTCTTGGATCTGGAAGAGGTGACCCCCGCGGAGGACGGCGTCTACGCCTGCCTGGCAGAGAACGCCTACGGCCAGGACAACCGCACCGTGGGGCTCAGCGTCATGT aTGCACCCCGGAAGCCGATGGTGAACGGGACAATGGTGGCCGTGGAGGGGGAGATGGTCTCCATCTTGTGCTCCACACAGAGCAACCCGGATCCTATTCTCACCATCTtcaaggagaagcagattctggCCACGGTCATCTACGAGAGCGAGCTGCAGCTTGAGTTGCCTGCTGTCACTCCCGAGGATGACGGAGAGTATTGGTGTGTGGCTGAGAACCAGTATGGCCAGAGGGCCACCACCTTCAACCTATCCGTGGAAT TTGCCCCCTTGATCCTCCTGGAGTCCCACTGCGCAGCAGCCCGGGACACAGTGCAGTGCCTGTGCGTGGTGAAATCCAACCCGGAGCCGTCCGTGGCCTTCGAGCTGCCCTCACGCAACGTGACCGTGAATGAGACGGAACGGGAGTTCGTGTACTCGGAGCGCAGCGGCCTCCTGCTCACCAGCATCCTCACGCTGCggggccaggcccaggccccgccccgggTCATCTGCACAGCCCACAACCTCTACGGCACCAAGAGCCTCGAGCTGCCCTTCCAGGGAGCCC ACCGCCTGATGTGGGCCAAGATCGGCCCCGTGGGAGCCGTGGGAGCCTTTGCCATCCTAATTGCCACCGTCTGCTACATTACCCAGACACGCAGAAA AAAGAACGTGACAGAGAGCCCCAGCTTCTCGGCGGGGGACAACCCCCCGGTCCTGTTCAGCAGCGACTTCCGCATCTCTGGGGCGCCAGAGAAGTATGAG AGTGAGAGGCGACTGGGATCTGAGAGGAGGCTGCTGGGCCTTCGGGGGGAACCCCCAGAGCTGGACCTGAGCTATTCTCACTCGGACCTGGGAAAACGACCCACCAAGGACAGCTACACCCTGACAGAGGAGCTGGCCGAGTATGCTGAAATCCGTGTCAAGTGA
- the MAG gene encoding myelin-associated glycoprotein isoform X3, which translates to MIFLTTLPLFWIMISASRGGHWGAWMPSSISAFEGTCVSIPCRFDFPDELRPAVVHGVWYFNSPYPKNYPPVVFKSRTQVVHESFQGRSRLLGDLGLRNCTLLLSSLSPELGGKYYFRGDLGGYNQYTFSEHSVLDIINTPNIVVPPEVVVGSEVEVSCMVPDNCPELRPELSWLGHEGLGEPSVLGRLREDEGTWVQVSLLHFVPTREANGHRLGCQASFPNTTLQFEGYASLDVKYPPVIVEMNASVEAIEGSHVSLLCGADSNPLPLLTWMRDGTVLREAVAESLFLDLEEVTPAEDGVYACLAENAYGQDNRTVGLSVMYAPRKPMVNGTMVAVEGEMVSILCSTQSNPDPILTIFKEKQILATVIYESELQLELPAVTPEDDGEYWCVAENQYGQRATTFNLSVECSVPVLSACGQGFAHVLPLLEWFHLSHPESLGGMLSLCITLVAPLILLESHCAAARDTVQCLCVVKSNPEPSVAFELPSRNVTVNETEREFVYSERSGLLLTSILTLRGQAQAPPRVICTAHNLYGTKSLELPFQGAHRLMWAKIGPVGAVGAFAILIATVCYITQTRRKKNVTESPSFSAGDNPPVLFSSDFRISGAPEKYESREVSTLE; encoded by the exons ATGATATTCCTCACGACACTGCCTCTGTTTTGGATTATGATTTCAG CCTCTCGAGGGggtcactggggtgcctggatgccCTCCTCCATCTCCGCCTTCGAGGGCACGTGCGTCTCCATCCCCTGCCGCTTCGACTTCCCCGATGAGCTGCGGCCAGCCGTGGTGCATGGCGTCTGGTACTTCAACAGCCCCTACCCGAAAAACTATCCCCCGGTGGTCTTCAAGTCTCGAACCCAAGTCGTGCACGAGAGCTTTCAGGGCCGCAGCCGCCTCCTGGGGGACCTGGGCCTGCGTAACTGCACCCTCCTGCTCAGCAGCCTCAGCCCCGAGCTGGGTGGCAAGTACTACTTCCGCGGGGACCTAGGAGGCTACAACCAGTACACCTTCTCGGAGCACAGTGTCCTGGATATCATCA ACACTCCCAACATCGTGGTCCCCCCGGAGGTGGTGGTAGGCTCGGAAGTGGAGGTGAGCTGCATGGTGCCTGACAACTGCCCAGAGCTGCGCCCGGAGCTCAGCTGGCTGGGCCACGAAGGGCTGGGGGAGCCCTCCGTGCTGGGTCGGCTGCGCGAGgacgagggcacctgggtgcagGTGTCGCTGCTACACTTCGTGCCCACTAGGGAGGCCAACGGCCACCGGCTGGGCTGCCAGGCCTCCTTCCCCAACACCACCCTGCAGTTCGAGGGCTACGCCAGCCTGGACGTCAAGT ACCCCCCCGTGATCGTGGAGATGAACGCCTCGGTGGAAGCCATCGAGGGCTCGCACGTCAGCCTGCTCTGCGGGGCGGACAGCAACCCGCTGCCGCTGCTGACCTGGATGCGGGACGGCACGGTGCTCCGGGAGGCCGTGGCCGAGAGCCTGTTCTTGGATCTGGAAGAGGTGACCCCCGCGGAGGACGGCGTCTACGCCTGCCTGGCAGAGAACGCCTACGGCCAGGACAACCGCACCGTGGGGCTCAGCGTCATGT aTGCACCCCGGAAGCCGATGGTGAACGGGACAATGGTGGCCGTGGAGGGGGAGATGGTCTCCATCTTGTGCTCCACACAGAGCAACCCGGATCCTATTCTCACCATCTtcaaggagaagcagattctggCCACGGTCATCTACGAGAGCGAGCTGCAGCTTGAGTTGCCTGCTGTCACTCCCGAGGATGACGGAGAGTATTGGTGTGTGGCTGAGAACCAGTATGGCCAGAGGGCCACCACCTTCAACCTATCCGTGGAAT GCTCGGTGCCGGTCCTGAGTGCCTGCGGCCAAGGCTTTGCTCACGTGCTCCCCCTGCTGGAATGGTTTCATTTATCTCATCCTGAATCCTTGGGAGGAATGTTAAGCCTCTGTATCACACTTG TTGCCCCCTTGATCCTCCTGGAGTCCCACTGCGCAGCAGCCCGGGACACAGTGCAGTGCCTGTGCGTGGTGAAATCCAACCCGGAGCCGTCCGTGGCCTTCGAGCTGCCCTCACGCAACGTGACCGTGAATGAGACGGAACGGGAGTTCGTGTACTCGGAGCGCAGCGGCCTCCTGCTCACCAGCATCCTCACGCTGCggggccaggcccaggccccgccccgggTCATCTGCACAGCCCACAACCTCTACGGCACCAAGAGCCTCGAGCTGCCCTTCCAGGGAGCCC ACCGCCTGATGTGGGCCAAGATCGGCCCCGTGGGAGCCGTGGGAGCCTTTGCCATCCTAATTGCCACCGTCTGCTACATTACCCAGACACGCAGAAA AAAGAACGTGACAGAGAGCCCCAGCTTCTCGGCGGGGGACAACCCCCCGGTCCTGTTCAGCAGCGACTTCCGCATCTCTGGGGCGCCAGAGAAGTATGAG TCCAGAGAGGTCTCTACCCTGGAATGA